A portion of the Calliphora vicina chromosome 5, idCalVici1.1, whole genome shotgun sequence genome contains these proteins:
- the Gr47b gene encoding putative gustatory receptor 47b codes for MSSEKLLPVKSIHQCFHLIYILLYHTGCLGCQIRNGKELYYDKWYKLYAYLYRLVYLTGLIGGFLYKIYDEELNEAMMGILTPVVKTILTFECFICPISYVEVTFHLDWYRDKYVNLANTLQTLDEQLQRNFPGIEWNYHKSTRKYNPMTVGLYGFYTIVSCIYIFNIAHCTCGWISSTILSICYSCVTGAPAFAGFLFIGNMDMLRLRFRLIRKLLRQHLMNSQKKSRHLLVEDVAKFKQLESYFTQYSSLIVTLNQVFSVVSGSGLFHDFAITTSLGYLLCSKALDTKAKLREYIFVSLFMTPRIYKVITTSMYGYATQKERRNCCHEFIQIEYNFEKSELLRQPMEAFLHWRMHNNYRITVGKILNCNLSLIFLTLNSVVNYIMILIQLQFQQNNIVNRFLNNIDSISKDAEVL; via the exons ATGTCCAGTGAAAAACTCCTACCAGTTAAAAGCATACACCAATGttttcatttgatatatattCTGTTGTATCATACGGGTTGTTTGGGTTGTCAAATCAGAAATGGAAAGGAGTTATACTACGACAAGTGGTACAAATTGTATGCTTACCTCTACCGTTTAGTATATTTAACTGGCTTAATTGGCGgcttcttatataaaatttacgaCGAGGAACTAAATGAAGCCATGATGGGTATACTAACACCAGTGGTCAAAACCATACTGACTTTCGAGTGTTTCATATGCCCCATATCTTATGTGGAAGTTACTTTTCATTTGGATTGGTATCGTGATAAATACGTAAACCTGGCCAACACTTTACAGACCCTAGATGAACAATTGCAAAGGAATTTCCCCGGTATCGAGTGGAATTATCACAAAAGTACCAGAAAATATAATCCCATGACTGTGGGACTGTATGGTTTCTACACGATTGTATCCTGCATCTACATATTTAATATAGCTCACTGTACATGTGGCTGGATCAGTTCAACCATTCTTTCCATTTGCTATTCATGCGTTACGGGTGCACCAGCATTTGCGGGATTCTTGTTTATTGGCAATATGGATATGTTAAGATTACGCTTTCGTCTTATACGTAAATTATTGCGTCAACATTTGATGAACTCACAAAAAAAGTCTCGCCACTTGCTTGTTGAGGATGTTGCAAAATTTAAGCAGTTGGAAAGTTATTTTACACAATATTCCAGTTTAATAGTAACGCTTAATCAGGTGTTTTCCGTTGTAAGTGGTTCAGGATTGTTTCATGACTTTGCTATAACCACAAGCTTGggatatttattgtgttctaagGCTTTGGATACAAAGGCCAAATTGCGTGAATATATATTTGTAAGCCTGTTTATGACACCCAGAATTTATAAAGTTATAACCACATCTATGTACGGTTATGCGACACAAAAGGAG cgAAGAAACTGTTGCCACGAGTTTATTCAAATagaatacaattttgaaaagtCTGAATTGTTACGCCAGCCTATGGAAGCGTTCCTACACTGGCGTATGCACAACAATTATCGCATAACAGTGGGAAAAATTCTTAACTGTAATTTGagtctaatatttttg ACTTTGAACAGTGTTGTAAATTATATTATGATCCTTATACAATtacaatttcaacaaaataatattgtcAACAGATTCTTAAATAATATCGATTCAATTAGTAAAGACGCTGaggttttataa
- the san gene encoding probable N-acetyltransferase san: MTRASIELGFVTPHNIKQLKKLNTVVFPVSYNDKFYVDVLEAGELAKLAYYNDIVVGAVCCRIDTSENQRRLYIMTLGCLSPYRRLGIGTVMFQHILNYVEKDGNFDSIFLHVQVNNEGAIEFYKKFGFEIVETKEHYYKRIEPADAHVLQKNLRLNTPASHHQCNGQSEKRDKKTA, from the exons ATGACTAG AGCCAGTATCGAATTGGGTTTTGTTACTCCCCACAATATAAAGCAATTGAAAAAGCTGAATACAGTAGTTTTTCCCGTTTCCTATAATGACAAATTCTATGTGGATGTTTTGGAAGCCGGCGAATTAGCCAAATTAGCTTACTACAATGATATTGTTGTGGGTGCTGTATGCTGCCGCATCgatacttccgaaaatcagagACGTTTGTATATCATGACTTTGGGCTGTTTATCGCCATACCGTAGACTAGGCATTGGAACCGTTATGTTCCAGCATATATTAAATTATGTAGAAAAGGATGGTAATTTTGAtagtattttttt gcATGTCCAAGTTAACAATGAAGGTGCTATAGAATTTTACAAGAAATttggttttgaaattgttgaaaCCAAAGAACACTACTATAAACGCATCGAACCAGCAGATGCCCATGTTTTACAAAAGAATCTACGTCTAAACACACCTGCATCGCATCATCAATGTAATGGGCAATCGGAGAAGCGTGATAAGAAAACTGCCTAA
- the eEFSec gene encoding selenocysteine-specific elongation factor, whose amino-acid sequence MIINFNIGLLGHVDSGKTSLAKVLSSISSTAAFDKNPQSKERGITLDLGFSALQIEAPAHIQQTNSCIEKLQFTFVDCPGHASLIRTIIGGAQIIDLMILVIDAQKGIQTQTAECIVIGELLQRKLIVVVNKVDLLEATQKVAQLKKLETKLRKTLSATRFGDSFPLYAVSALNGEGISELLEGIKKSAFLPQREVEKPLLMYVDHCFSIKGQGTICTGTIVQGCVNVNDNIELPLIKEQRKIKSMQMFRQPVQKAEMGDRVGVCVTQFNAKLMERGVICQIGYLQPIYAAVIQLQHIQYYKFAIKSKTKLHISVGHETVMAHLTLFKGNDMTENFDVLKEYEFIEELEAKPKHETSYVIWALLEFEKPILTATDSILIASKLDLDVHTSSCRLAFWGKIQWHTTSMHYAKEQMKLFKIYKNKLKQGTVQRLVNSQELIVQNLFKKESNRQLYIGKQIELSTGECGRVESTFGQTSKVKITFADPLKDTTLALLKEGRLSDVCVILKFKKYIFNKDLGIIQYIDMNYIKILNVLLLLIACTWATPTSKKGGGQAVRAQPAHPPPRQVVIQPVIVKTVQARPQPAHPPPKPVHPPPKPVHPPPKPVHPPPKPVHPPPKPVHPPPKPVHPPPKPVHPPPKPVHPPPKPAPIKVKPVIIVKPVIIKPVIAKPGKHHHHKF is encoded by the exons atgataataaattttaatattggtcTGTTGGGTCATGTGGATTCCGGTAAAACTTCATTGGCCAAAGTTCTAAGTTCCATTTCTAGTACAGCAGCTTTCGATAAAAATCCCCAATCAAAAGAGAGGGGTATTACGCTGGACTTGGGCTTCAGTGCTTTACAAAtagaagcaccggcccacataCAACAAACCAATTCCTGCATAGAAAAACTACAATTTACGTTTGTAGACTGCCCGGGTCATGCCAGTTTGATACGAACAATTATAGGAG GCGCCCAAATTATAGATCTAATGATTTTGGTTATTGATGCTCAAAAAGGCATACAAACCCAAACAGCTGAATGTATCGTTATTGGTGAACTGCTGCAACGTAAGCTGATAGTAGTTGTTAATAAAGTGGATTTATTAGAGGCCACACAGAAGGTGGCGCAACTTAAAAAGTTGGAAACCAAACTACGGAAAACTTTATCAGCTACCAGATTTGGCGATAGTTTTCCTTTATATGCCGTGTCAGCTTTAAATGGTGAGGGAATAAGCGAGTTATTGGAAGGTATAAAGAAAAGTGCCTTTCTGCCACAACGTGAGGTGGAGAAACCTTTACTTATGTACGTTGATCATTGTTTTTCGATTAAGGGGCAAG GTACAATATGTACTGGTACCATAGTGCAGGGATGCGTAAATGTTAATGACAACATCGAGTTGCCTCTGATAAAAGAACAacgtaaaataaaatcaatgcaAATGTTTCGTCAGCCCGTACAAAAAGCTGAAATGGGCGATCGTGTTGGAGTATGTGTAACGCAATTTAATGCAAAACTTATGGAACGTGGCGTTATATGCCAAATAGGATACTTGCAACCAATATATGCAGCTGTTATACAACTGCAACACATACAATACTACAAATTTGCCATTAAATCGAAAACAAAACTTCACATAAGTGTTGGACATGAAACTGTTATGGCGCATTTAACTCTGTTCAAGGGTAATGATATGACTGAAAACTTTGATGTGCTTAAGGAATACGAATTTATTGAGGAGTTGGAGGCAAAACCGAAACATGAAACCAGCTATGTCATCTGGGCTCTGCTAGAGTTTGAAAAACCCATACTAACAGCAACAGATTCCATTCTAATTGCCTCAAAATTAGATTTAGATGTACACACAAGCTCATGCCGTTTGGCTTTCTGGGGCAAAATCCAATGGCACACCACATCGATGCATTACGCAAAGGaacaaatgaaattatttaaaatatataaaaataaactgaaacaaGGCACGGTTCAACGTTTAGTTAATTCTCAGGAGTTGAttgtacaaaatttattcaagAAAGAATCCAATCGTCAGTTGTATATAGGAAAACAAATTGAGCTTTCTACGGGAGAATGTGGTCGTGTTGAAAGCACCTTCGGTCAAACTTCAAAAGTGAAAATAACATTCGCTGATCCTCTTAAGGATACAACTTTGGCACTGTTAAAGGAAGGACGTTTGAGTGATGTCTGTGTTATacttaaatttaagaaatatatttttaataaagatCTGGGAATAATACAGTATATag ATATGAAttatataaagattttaaaCGTTTTGCTGTTACTCATCGCCTGTACATGGGCAACACCGACATCTAAGAAAGGAGGTGGTCAGGCGGTGCGAGCACAACCTGCTCATCCACCTCCAAGACAAGTAGTCATACAGCCAGTGATAGTAAAAACCGTTCAAGCACGTCCACAACCGGCTCATCCACCTCCAAAACCCGTTCATCCACCTCCAAAACCTGTTCATCCACCTCCAAAACCTGTTCATCCACCTCCGAAACCCGTGCATCCACCTCCAAAACCTGTTCATCCACCTCCAAAACCTGTTCATCCACCTCCAAAACCCGTGCACCCACCTCCAAAACCCGTGCATCCACCTCCAAAACCCGCGCCTATAAAAGTGAAACCAGTTATTATCGTAAAGCCGGTGATTATTAAACCAGTCATTGCTAAGCCTGGCAAGCATCATCAtcataaattttaa